TTCATTAGCTTTCGGTAATAAttatgttttgtttggttttcgAGATAAGGTAGgaatagaaaattaatttgggtttttgactgtggattgattttgatgttcAATGTAACAGAACCTTGTGCTATTAGGGAGCCTGGTACaacttttcattttagtcctagAGTGGTTGTATAGCTTGGGGACTGAAACAAAATAAGTGGTAagattaaatattttgttttttgttttttttttccaagcaCTTTTCTCATCAACCAGAGGGTTGTTGTAATTTGATTCAATGAACCACCTTATGCTGGTTGGTGACACATTGGGCAATAGTTTGGATTTAGAAGTTGATGACTTAATTAAAGTGTGACAGCATAGCGAATAAGGCGAATGTGGAAGGATCGTATCAAACTCAAGAGGCTTAAGGAAAGACCGAAGATTGTAGCCCAACAAGCTGCAGAGAAGCAGAAGCCCAAGTAGACCACTGAGATCAGGCTCGGAGGAAGTAGAGCACAAGATGGGATTCTCAAGTATATGCTGAAGCTGATGGAAGTTTACAAAGCTCGCGGCTTTGTCTATGGTATCATTCCTAAGAAAGGTAAGTCAGTGATGAAGAGATTGAAGCAAAATAATTGGAAAGGCGAATGTGGAAGGATTGTATCAAACTCAAGAGGCTTAAGGAAAGACCGAAGATTGCAGCCCAACAAGCTGCAGGAAAGCAGAAGCCCAAGCAGACCACTAAGATCAAGCTCGGAGGAAGTAGAGCCTAGGATGGGATTTTCAAGTACATGGAAGTTGATGGAAGCTGAATGGAAAAAGATTTGTTTTccaaatataattaaatgaatATAATCTCAAGTTTAGATGGGAATTCTACATAGTTAAGAAAGTTTTTGATCTATTATAGAAACtgacaaaaaaattaagcttgagaagtgcattttttttttaatatagtaaaattacaaatttgatatCTAACTTCTGCATCTTAATACATTTCTCAACGTATTTTATTGACAAGCTTATATTAGTGGTACTTCAAATGAATGTAAGAACAACAATGGAAGAAGGTACAAAAAGTactttaaagttgtctttcaatttattggaaattgatattttagcatttattggATATTTGAGGATGTAAAGGattgaaatccaaattttaattttaatttaagtttgatttatattttccatttggtaatttaatgtttcatatcAAGGATAGGAATCCAAATGTGAAATCAAAgatgaaaaaacaaagaattgtttaaattttcataCACAATAGCTTTactgtgcatcgcacgggttagcgactagtaataataattatcaaACATGTTAAATCCTAATTTCTGTGAAAGGCACAAATAATTATCAAACACGTCCGGCATATTGATAAACATTGTACAACTCCCATACAACACTATAACTTGGATTCTAATgatgaatttgttaaaataatgTTGAAAAATATTTCAGTAAATAATCAAGGTATGGCACTGATGAgtctttttttaatagagtttcAACATATGGCGTTCGCTTCTGATAATTGTGCTCaatatcattagaccaagacaccaataattttttggtttaagtGGGATGACATgaaaccccaaatctcttattcaaccattagaaattttaccagttgtGTTAACTGAAACCCATAGCACCGAGGAGTCTTAAGGTTAAAAAGAAATGACTAAATGCATTAGGTCCAGCAATACCCTGAAACAAAAGCTAATATTGCAGCCTAATAAGTGGAGATCAATGGTTTTGTATAGAAATTGCTTACTATTAAATTTTGATGGTGTGTAATCATGAAAACTATCTTATTAGCTTCCAAATAGTAAAAGTTATGCAGGTAAATTACAAGCATTAGTTTAGCAAGAGGCTGAACCATGGTATTGAAATCTTGATGGTGTCCCCTCGTGCCAAGTAAAAGTATGATTGAATTTGCTAGATTGATGATAACACAAGTTTCCTATGAATTTGTACTTGGCTTCATTGTACATTACAACTCCCACAACTGTGAGCCTGTAGTCTGCCACCCCAATAAATGAAATTAGGATTTTAACtatcaaaattgaaataattgcataaaaaataatctcatATGTTGATGAAGCATTCTCTAAATTGTGGCTTATAGAACatctcaaattataaaataaaataaaataaagtgggttctagttagctcaaccagtaaagttttttaatggttaaataagagaccTTAGGCATAATTTGAAGGGCCAATACCCTGAGCCTTAGAATTAAAGCTTTACTAGTGTTATGAATAACATGATCATCCTACAGCTAACAACAAGAAAACAGCAGAGAATTGGCTTGACTAATAACCTGATATATAAATTTgaatagcaacaataaatagatttatttttgtaaaaatacaataaatagATTTAGTTATAACCATTATTCCTAAGCAGCCAATCACTATGTTATATTGAAATATTCCAAAGCAAATGCAGCCCTGTAAACATTGCATAACAtccaaaaattatgaaattttccaTTATCCCTAAACAGCAAATCACCATCCCATGATCTCCTTTATTGATTGCTTTAACACAACTTCTCGTCTCaccttcttttatatataaggAACAATAATGTGGTGCATAGAATTTAGGACTTCCAAGTTTACAACATGTCATCTAAGTCCAATAAGTCCACCATTTAGATTTCCCAATTATTTTCAAACACATAAATCACATTGGATTTAATTGCCTTTGGAAAGATAACCCTATTTACTCTTCATCGGTCAATACAACAATgcatttgggtttgatttgagaACTAATGTACTGCAACTAAGGAACTCTACCTATATTTTTCCCAATAATACATATATGTGACCCCTATATGGTGATCACTTAGTCTAATAATAAAATCTCACCTAATCAAAAGCAACACGTCATCCCAAATCAACAATCTAACTGTAAAATTAATCTATCCAAACATCTAACAGTCAAATCTACCTAGATCTCTGCCTTAGCATATTGGTGTTTTTAATAGAGACATTTAGGATTTAAATCTCCCTCTATCATTGtatctatcaaattattaaaaataataataataataattagaagCCACATGCCCCTATCCCTGGTTGAGGGGGGAGTAGGTTAGAACTGCTGACTGATAGCTGTTATAGTTGTAAACAAAGTTCTGCTAAAAGTTGACTCAAGACTTATGGTATACCAATAAGTTGAGGGACATACCCAATTTTACAACCAACTAGTATGTCAAATTGTGCTTGGTACATAATAAGGTCAGTGGTGGATACATCATGCTTGTGAAAATCATAATACCCCTTATCTAGACAATTTAGTAGGATATAATTTGGGTATGTTAGTAACATTATCACAACTCAACAATCAAGGAAGACGAACAGAATTGAATTGACTCTCGCCAATTCCAATGGAACGAACCTGCTTGTACCAGGACAAGACGATAGAACTCAGGGAAACTCATGAACAGTTGCTCCAGATTTAAAGTGAGTATTATGCACACACGGATTGCAATTCACATGCAGGTTCATGGAATCTGACTTAGTCAATTTGTATACGTGGGTAATGTAGCCTATAATCTGTTGGCAACTATTGCAAAAGATTGCCTATAATGTGTCGTTTGGATATAGGAATTACAGTGTAGTTTTTTAGCTGCTTTGGGGGTTGATGTAACTGATTTTTAAGTAAACTAACAGCAGACTCAAGCAATGCATgagaatctatatatatatatatatatatatatatatatatatatatatataaataaacattatataatgaggtataatataaaaaaagtaacaCTTGCTTCaaatattgtcaatttttttaaaaatatttctacaagtattttttacctttttatctctacaaatatattattctatATATGTACTGCCATTTGTTTTTCCATTGGAAGCAAACATAGCAAGAGTGTGAGAGACTGAATCCAAGTGATCAGTCATAGCTTGTTCCTCACTTTGCAACATAATAGCAAGTTGCTCATAAGTAATGGGATCACTCCTAGTATGAATTGCAGAACAGAAATGTGCAAATTCTCTAGGAAGTCCTCTTAGCACAATGCAAATCAACTCTTCGTTATCAACAATAACTCCAACAACAAGGAGTTTGTCATGAGCAACTTTAATCTTCTGAAGAAATGAATTGACAGATTCATTACCTTTCTTGATACTTTGCAATTCAAGCTTGAGATTCAAGATGTTAGCTCTTGCTGTGGAAGTGAACCTTTGTTCTAAAGTGTTCCATACTTCCCTTGAGCTAGTGATGACAACAACAAGTGAAAATACTTGCGGAGTGAGAGTTGAGTTGATCAAAGAAAGGAGTGCCTTATCCTTGATTTTCCAAGCTTGAAATTCTGGGTTAGCAACTGAAGTTGCATTTCCAGCAGCATCAAGTGCAAAAGGTGATGGCTTTGGTGCTGTGCCATCATTGTGTTCAACCAATGAGTAAGCCTCTAGTATGGTGAGTAACTGATGCCTCCATGGGATGTAGTTGGTGTAGTCAAGTTTGATGGACATGAGATTTGACATATTAGAGAGTAACaacaatggtgattgtattgAGGTTGAAGATGTAGAAGTAGAAGGTGCGGAGGTAGAAGGTATGGTGGTTGGTTGAATTGGAGTTGTGTGCACAGATTGTGCTGTGTCAGTTGGTGTTGTTGAAGCCATGGatctaggctctgataccatgaaagAATTTGAAGCTTGCTAAATTGCACAACAATGGCGGACAAACAAGAACAAAcaatgagatagagagagaaagaatgagagagaagtTTCTGGAAATGCTTTAAGAAAAATCTATTTCACAAGCTCGAGTAATACATTAACACTCATCTGTTTATATAGTATAATTACATAACACTAAGAACAATCTAGAAGAAAAAACTGTCTAACAGAATTACAACCTCCTTCCAAACTATGCGCGAAATAATTAATGCCAGCTAGATGGCAGTTAGAGCATAACTGCTCACTGAAGCCCAGATCTGAATCACCTACAACAGAGCACATCAAGAACGAAGACTGTTGAGGAAGAAGATTAAAACGACCCCGTTTTATTAAAGCTAAGTGACACCGTGTTGTCTAAAATAGAACGACATCGTTTCTGGTTAGATATTATTAATAGAGAACTAGCCGTTAACTAGCCGTTGGTCCTTTCTTCCTCAATTTTCAAAGTCTTCTTTTGTTGATGACCATCAGTGCTTACTTTCACATCCCCCCTCAAAACCACAGGTGGTACTGCATGATTCATGCATGCGATGTAGGTATTCATCAATGCCACTGGCTATGTCTAGTACCACTTTAATCCGGGCAGCCCATGACATTAGAGAAGTTCTTTTAGGATTGTGAAGATGGCCAGAAAGGGTACCATATTCCATGTGCTCGTAGACCAATAAGCGCTCCTTACTATCTTCACAAAATCCCAATAAGCGAACAACATTCTTGTGATTCAGGCAGGATGAAGCTTGCAATTCACTTAGGAATTCATTGTCATTGTCAGCATGCTTGATAGCCACTTCTCGGCCATCATCTAAAATGGCATGGTACATTGAGCCAAAGTAATCTGTTTCAATCTTGCGATCTTCCGAGAAGTTGTTAGTGGCTTCAAGTAGCATTTTCAAAGGAAATTTTTCCTTATCTATAATTTCCAAGTCTTTGAATCTTGTTGTTAGGGTTGTGTGTCTAGGTCTTTTGGACCTGTTTGTTAGTGACATGGCTGcgaaaaataatgataatatggaattttttttggaatgagagAATTTTGGAGGTGTTCGGTTAGATTTTGAATTATTACTGCTCTTCTGCTTAAGAATCTCTTTGACGGTTGCTGTAGGGCTTGCTGTGCTGGAAGGATCAGTTGgaattatttcataaatttcAGAATTACTGTCTGTTTCAGACCTACCTGGTGGGAAGTATGACGGTATTGAATAAAAGAATTGTGCTGCTGCAGGAGGTGTTTCATTAGATTCTGAACAACTATCATCTGTTTCAATTTCAGACAAGGCAGGTGGGAAGAGTAATGAAATGGAAAGACTTCTTGCTCCATTAGCATCAGTGTCAGAGTTGTTGGCTGGAATTGGATTTATTCCATTCGATACAGAACTAACAGACTCCAACGTGGCTGATGGGGAAAATAAGTACTCTACTAGTGGTAGAATTCTTTTTTCACTAATTGTTGGACTACCAAGTTCTGAGTTGTTGGCTACAAATTCTGCAACCAAAAATATCGAAGTCTAATGAGAAAATATCTAATTCTCATTAATAATCAAAAGGAGTTATAACTCTATTATTATACTCAAAGAGTACAAATCCTATTCGCTAATTACAATATGATAGTCGTACATGGACAAGCACGCGACAAGTAActacttaaaaaacaaaaaattgtagcATGGGAAACTATTGTCGTTTATGCAGACTATACAAGAAACAAAATGCTTATTCCATTGTTTCATTTCTTTGACACTCCCCCTCAAAATGAACAATGGGAGCATGGATACTGATCATAaacacttatcaaaaaatattgaTCACAACCATCTTGTAGATAAGTGTTGAAAATTGATAATGCTGAAAGCATTAGTCAGCAAGTCTACTTGTTGGGAAATGGGAATCTGTACCAACACGAAGTAACTTTATAGTCCCAGCTTGTACCTTGTCCCTCACAATATGGAAATCTATTTCAATTTGTATAGTTTGTTCATGAAAAACCGGATTGGCCACCATAAGAAGGGCTGACATACTGTCACTGAATAACAAAGTGAGTTGAGAATGAGAACATTGACCCGAGTATTGCATTTATTGcgattttattttgattttagtatttatttctGATTTCAGCatttttagttattttctttttatttcatagAATTAAGAAATTCATAACTCATTTGGCTAAACATATATACTATAATCCCTAGAGATAAAGCAAGTATTAGTGGAGAGATCAATTAACTTGTAATCCTTAACAGCAAAAGGTTACCCTAAAAATACACATTGCTTAGCTTTAGGATCGGATTTGGACCTATTATGGGCTATAGTAGAGGCAAAACAAATGCAATTAAAAACTTTAACGTGTGAATAGGAAGGAATCTGCTTATAGAGTAGTTTATAGGGagacattatttaaaattaggGTGTGAAGTTTGTTAATAATGTGCACTACAGTGAGTATACAATCACCCCAATACATCAAAGGAACATTAGTGTAACCTCAAGGCCCTTTCTATACATAGAATATGTTGATGTTTCCTATCTACAAATGAATTCTATTGCGAAGTAGCAACACAACTATGTTGGTGTATGACTCCATGAGTTCAAAACAATTCAATCATGAAAAACTCAAAGGGCATTGTCTGGACAATAGTAAAGGTCTGGGGTTTGACTTGGATTTCATAAGATAAATCCAAGTTGATATAGTGTGGTCATCAACTATGgtacaaaaaatatttgtaaccTGCCACACATCACAATGAATCAAATCAAAAGCTTCAACACAAAAATGATAATCAAAAGGAAATGGAAGCCTCTTTTGATTTGTATGAGGAAAAAATGTCACAACTCCTATTTGAAGCGGCATTTACATCTGGTAGTACATCCCTTAAACAGAAATCCTTAGAATATGAGGGATGCCCCTGTCTAAGGCGCCACAGCTTACTCATATCACTAGAGTTCATAGTAAAATTGACAAAGAATTTGTGTACAGGAAGATGAAAGGAAGGAAGAATAGAATTACAAGTGTTTGAGAAGTTGAATTTTGCAGCAAGTGGAGTCCATTATGAACCTCACCCACATCAATCGGCCTCCAGCATATAAGGTCCTATATGAAGCAGAAATTTGATAGTTTGACAAGACAACATAGGAGTTTTTGAGTAAGCAGACTAAGATATAATAAATTGAAGGAAAATGTAGGCACACATAGGACATTTTAAAGGAAAAGGTGGACTGAAATTCTAACAGATCCTATGAGAGTTAACATAGCTATTTCACCATTTGGAAGTTCCACAACACACTGCTTAACAAATGTGATAGTGGTAAGTAGAGCTACAGAATGCACAATGTTATTTGTAGCCCCGGTATCCACTACCCATGTATCTCCCTCATATGCATGACTACTAActacttccttttcttttttttttcttttcttttttctttttttttccagaaaatATCGAATGCCTCAAATCACAACTGAAATCAGGACTATGAAAGTTttgcaaagaagaaaaattacctGCCATAGAAGTGGCGTGAGTGGCTAGCTGAATTACATTGTTGGTCATGTGAGTTTCATTATTAGTGAAAGCAAAATTGCTTGACTGAATCTGAGCTCTCAACATAGCCAAGAACAGTTGACATTGCTCCTGAGTGAATGTAAATGAAGTAGACGCAGAACTAGAATTCTTTTCAATAGTGTGACCATTCATTCCACAATGATTGCAAGTGGGATTTTCTTTCCCCTTGGagttcttgtaatttttgtttcctGAAGAAGAAGATTCCTTAGTAACTGGGGTTGATGATTCCACATGAGGA
This genomic stretch from Quercus robur chromosome 4, dhQueRobu3.1, whole genome shotgun sequence harbors:
- the LOC126720227 gene encoding cysteine-rich receptor-like protein kinase 6 → MGLNDSYAQVRAQILLMDPLPPINKVYSLLIQEERLCSVGNNSSPHVESSTPVTKESSSSGNKNYKNSKGKENPTCNHCGMNGHTIEKNSSSASTSFTFTQEQCQLFLAMLRAQIQSSNFAFTNNETHMTNNVIQLATHATSMAEFVANNSELGSPTISEKRILPLVEYLFSPSATLESVSSVSNGINPIPANNSDTDANGARSLSISLLFPPALSEIETDDSCSESNETPPAAAQFFYSIPSYFPPGRSETDSNSEIYEIIPTDPSSTASPTATVKEILKQKSSNNSKSNRTPPKFSHSKKNSILSLFFAAMSLTNRSKRPRHTTLTTRFKDLEIIDKEKFPLKMLLEATNNFSEDRKIETDYFGSMYHAILDDGREVAIKHADNDNEFLSELQASSCLNHKNVVRLLGFCEDSKERLLVYEHMEYGTLSGHLHNPKRTSLMSWAARIKVVLDIASGIDEYLHRMHESCSTTCGFEGGCESKH